From one Peptoniphilaceae bacterium AMB_02 genomic stretch:
- the yihA gene encoding ribosome biogenesis GTP-binding protein YihA/YsxC, whose amino-acid sequence MLKIISSDLDAIAVKSEQYPVVEMPEIAFAGRSNVGKSSFINSVLNRKNLARTSSKPGKTRTINFYLVNENFRFVDLPGYGYASVSKTEKDSWGDIIEEYLNLRNSLREVFLLVDIRHEPTLQDVQMYEWILAYGFTGYVIAAKADKISKGKYQNAEKVIAKKLGIKNRSLIFPYSITNKYNLEKVLGIMEEVLDK is encoded by the coding sequence ATGCTTAAAATAATCAGTAGTGACTTAGATGCAATAGCAGTAAAGTCAGAACAATATCCTGTTGTAGAAATGCCTGAAATAGCCTTTGCAGGTAGATCAAATGTAGGCAAATCTTCATTTATTAACTCGGTATTAAATAGAAAAAACCTAGCAAGAACCAGCTCAAAACCTGGGAAAACCAGGACGATTAATTTCTATTTGGTCAATGAAAACTTTAGATTTGTAGACTTGCCCGGATATGGATATGCTTCTGTGTCAAAGACAGAAAAAGATTCCTGGGGCGATATAATTGAAGAATACCTCAACTTAAGAAACTCACTTAGAGAGGTGTTTTTGCTGGTAGATATAAGACACGAACCTACTTTGCAAGATGTTCAGATGTACGAATGGATTTTGGCATATGGTTTTACCGGATATGTAATTGCAGCTAAAGCTGATAAGATTTCCAAGGGTAAATACCAAAACGCTGAGAAAGTGATAGCGAAAAAATTGGGAATAAAAAACAGAAGTTTAATTTTCCCTTATTCTATAACTAATAAGTACAATCTGGAAAAAGTATTGGGAATAATGGAAGAAGTGCTTGATAAATAA
- a CDS encoding rubredoxin has protein sequence MERWVCEPCGYVYDPEVGDPDGGVAPGTKFEDIPEDWVCPVCGATKDMFAKED, from the coding sequence ATGGAAAGATGGGTATGTGAACCATGTGGTTATGTTTATGATCCTGAAGTAGGCGATCCAGACGGTGGAGTTGCACCAGGAACTAAGTTCGAAGATATTCCAGAAGATTGGGTATGCCCAGTTTGTGGAGCTACTAAAGATATGTTTGCAAAAGAAGATTAA
- the typA gene encoding translational GTPase TypA, with translation MNKDNKIRNVAIIAHVDHGKTTLVDGLLKTAGIFRENQVVDDRIMDSNDIERERGITILSKNTAIEYKDYKINIIDTPGHADFGGEVERVLKMANGVILVIDAFEGPMPQTKFVLRKAFDLNLPAIICINKIDRPEARTEEIQDELLSLFIQMDADESYVDSPFVYASARKGFATLDPNVVTEDMTALLDTIIEWIPAPEGSIDEPFKLLISTTDYNDYVGRIGIGKIESGIIKHGDHAAIVNYNEPEKHVNITISNIYEFKGLNRVEVNSSTCGNIVAVTGVEGINIGDTICSPDAVEALPFVKISEPTLSVTFSVNDGPFAGKEGKYVTSRQIRNRLYKELQTDVSLNVEDTDTTDAFKVSGRGELHLSVLIENMRREGYEFLVSKPEVLYKKDEDGKLLEPIETVIIDVDEEYVGAIIEKLGRRKGELLDMKPSKGGFTRLEFSIPARGLIGYRQEFMTDTRGNGVINTQFDSYKKHKGEIPKRNLGSLIAFETGTATAYGLGQAQDRGLLFVSPADEVYEGMVVGSNAKGLDIEVNVCKRKQQTNIRSAAADDAIRLFPPKIMSLEELMEFIEPDELIEVTPKSLRLRKKILNTNLRYKSHKNKK, from the coding sequence ATGAATAAAGATAATAAAATAAGAAATGTAGCTATTATAGCACACGTAGATCATGGCAAGACAACACTAGTAGATGGACTTTTAAAAACAGCCGGGATATTTAGAGAAAATCAAGTTGTTGACGATAGGATTATGGATTCAAATGATATAGAGAGGGAAAGAGGTATCACTATACTCTCAAAGAATACTGCCATAGAATACAAGGATTATAAAATCAATATTATAGACACACCCGGTCATGCTGACTTCGGTGGTGAGGTTGAAAGGGTACTAAAAATGGCAAATGGGGTAATACTAGTAATCGATGCCTTTGAAGGACCTATGCCTCAGACGAAATTTGTACTTAGGAAAGCTTTTGACTTAAATCTACCTGCCATAATCTGTATAAATAAGATAGATAGGCCTGAGGCAAGAACTGAGGAGATCCAAGATGAACTATTATCACTTTTTATACAAATGGATGCTGATGAATCTTATGTAGATTCTCCATTCGTTTATGCATCAGCCAGAAAAGGATTTGCGACACTGGATCCAAATGTTGTTACTGAGGATATGACTGCGCTATTGGATACCATTATTGAATGGATCCCTGCGCCTGAAGGAAGTATTGATGAACCCTTTAAATTACTGATTTCAACAACCGATTATAATGATTATGTAGGTAGAATTGGGATTGGGAAAATAGAAAGCGGGATAATTAAGCATGGTGATCATGCAGCGATAGTTAATTATAACGAGCCGGAAAAGCATGTAAACATCACGATTTCAAATATATATGAGTTTAAAGGTCTAAATAGAGTGGAAGTAAACAGCTCTACTTGCGGAAATATTGTTGCTGTTACCGGAGTTGAGGGTATAAATATTGGTGATACTATTTGTAGTCCTGATGCAGTCGAAGCATTGCCATTTGTAAAAATTTCTGAACCGACATTATCCGTGACTTTTTCTGTTAACGATGGACCTTTTGCAGGTAAGGAAGGAAAATATGTCACTAGTAGACAAATTCGAAATAGACTATACAAAGAATTACAAACTGATGTAAGTTTAAATGTAGAAGACACTGACACCACGGATGCATTCAAAGTGAGTGGTAGAGGGGAACTTCATTTATCCGTATTAATCGAAAACATGAGAAGAGAAGGATACGAATTTCTTGTCTCCAAGCCGGAAGTACTATATAAAAAAGATGAAGATGGAAAACTACTTGAACCAATTGAAACGGTTATAATCGATGTCGATGAGGAGTATGTTGGAGCAATTATCGAAAAGCTTGGTAGGAGAAAAGGTGAGCTTCTAGATATGAAACCTTCAAAAGGTGGATTTACAAGATTGGAATTCTCTATTCCTGCAAGGGGCTTGATAGGTTACAGACAAGAGTTTATGACTGACACAAGGGGAAATGGAGTTATAAACACCCAATTCGATTCTTATAAAAAACACAAAGGTGAAATACCAAAAAGAAACTTGGGATCATTGATTGCATTTGAAACGGGAACTGCTACAGCTTATGGTTTAGGACAGGCTCAAGACAGGGGATTACTATTCGTAAGCCCTGCTGATGAAGTCTATGAAGGAATGGTAGTGGGCTCTAATGCAAAGGGATTGGATATAGAAGTAAATGTTTGTAAAAGAAAACAGCAAACAAATATAAGATCAGCCGCTGCAGATGATGCAATCAGATTATTTCCTCCAAAGATAATGAGCTTAGAAGAGCTCATGGAATTCATTGAGCCGGATGAACTCATAGAAGTAACTCCAAAGTCATTGAGACTCAGAAAAAAGATACTAAATACTAATTTAAGATATAAATCTCATAAAAATAAAAAGTAA
- the lon gene encoding endopeptidase La has protein sequence MVNDYKENNITLPLIALRGIWIFPHMVIHFDVGREKSVKALEEAMLNDSKILLSSQKDFKVEDPKIDDIYDMGTIAVIKQTLKLPNGSTRVLVEGVDRARITSLEEKDGYLLADAIEYTYEFEDIEVEDKTKAAIRLVLDDVKEYINYSPQIAQEVMLGLMDIEDPGRLADVIASYLQLKLSDHYVILEELNFYSRLEKLHMILGEEIELLKIEEKINRKVKKQLDKVQREYYLKEQLNVIKSELGESDLDDDVMEEYMKKIESKKLPKYAEEAARKELKRMGQMSPASPEINVSRTYLDYLLDLPWAKTTKDKIELKDSREILNRDHYGLKQVKERVLEYLAILKRTKSMSGPILCLVGPPGVGKTSIAKSIAESMQRKFVSMRLGGVRDEAEIRGHRKTYIAAMPGRIITLMTKAGTLNPVFLLDEIDKVSSDFRGDPASALLEVLDPEQNDEFTDHFLEVPFDLSKVMFVTTANSTSTIPPALLDRMEVIRVSGYTSEEKFEIAKRHLIPKNLKSHGLKEDEFEISQAALEQLIQNYTRESGVRELERMIARVVRKSVRRMVEEGVDRTKITVQNLSKYAGKARYRDDILEDNPMVGVVTGLAWTEVGGEILQIEVNTMPGTGKVQLTGQLGDIMKESAMAGFSYIRSNAEKLGITDKGFFKDKDIHIHIPEGAIPKDGPSAGISMTTAMVSALTGRKVMNSVAMTGEITLRGRVLPIGGVKEKLLAASRYNIKTVLLPETNKKDIDEIPEKVLKNMKLHYVNDINDVLDIALEPIENA, from the coding sequence ATGGTTAACGATTATAAAGAGAATAATATTACCCTCCCTTTAATTGCGTTAAGGGGAATATGGATATTCCCTCACATGGTTATACATTTTGACGTTGGGAGAGAAAAGTCAGTAAAAGCACTCGAAGAAGCAATGTTAAATGACTCAAAGATTCTACTATCTTCTCAAAAAGATTTCAAAGTGGAAGATCCTAAAATAGACGACATCTATGATATGGGAACTATTGCGGTAATCAAGCAAACACTTAAGCTTCCTAACGGTAGTACAAGAGTACTTGTTGAAGGTGTAGATAGAGCCAGAATAACTTCTCTTGAAGAAAAAGACGGATATCTTTTGGCAGATGCTATAGAATATACCTATGAATTTGAAGATATAGAGGTTGAAGATAAAACTAAAGCAGCTATTAGACTTGTCCTTGATGACGTAAAAGAATATATAAATTATAGTCCTCAAATTGCACAAGAGGTAATGCTAGGTTTAATGGATATAGAAGATCCGGGTAGGCTGGCAGATGTAATCGCTTCTTATTTGCAATTGAAATTATCCGATCACTATGTTATTTTAGAGGAGCTGAATTTTTACTCCAGACTTGAAAAGCTTCATATGATTCTAGGTGAAGAAATAGAATTATTAAAAATAGAAGAAAAGATAAATAGAAAAGTAAAGAAACAACTAGATAAAGTTCAAAGGGAATACTATCTAAAAGAACAGCTTAATGTCATTAAGTCCGAATTGGGAGAGTCTGATTTAGACGATGATGTCATGGAAGAGTATATGAAGAAGATAGAGAGCAAAAAACTTCCCAAATATGCTGAAGAAGCGGCGAGAAAAGAGTTAAAGAGGATGGGTCAAATGAGCCCTGCTTCTCCGGAGATAAATGTAAGTAGAACGTATTTAGATTACTTACTGGATTTACCTTGGGCAAAGACTACAAAAGATAAGATTGAGCTTAAGGATTCTAGAGAAATTCTAAATAGAGATCACTATGGCCTTAAGCAAGTTAAAGAAAGAGTACTTGAGTATCTTGCAATACTAAAAAGGACAAAATCAATGTCAGGACCAATCCTTTGTCTTGTAGGTCCGCCGGGAGTCGGAAAAACATCCATAGCAAAATCCATCGCTGAATCTATGCAGAGAAAATTTGTAAGCATGCGTTTAGGTGGAGTAAGAGATGAAGCTGAAATAAGAGGTCATAGAAAGACCTATATTGCAGCAATGCCCGGTAGGATAATCACACTTATGACAAAGGCCGGAACATTAAATCCAGTATTTCTTCTAGATGAGATAGACAAGGTTTCTTCAGATTTCAGAGGAGATCCGGCTTCAGCACTTCTTGAAGTACTGGATCCGGAACAAAACGATGAGTTTACTGACCACTTTTTAGAAGTTCCTTTTGATCTATCAAAAGTAATGTTTGTAACTACGGCAAACTCCACTTCTACAATTCCACCTGCTCTATTGGATAGGATGGAAGTTATCAGAGTAAGTGGATATACTTCGGAAGAGAAATTTGAGATTGCTAAGAGACACTTAATTCCTAAAAATCTTAAAAGCCATGGACTGAAAGAAGATGAATTTGAAATCTCTCAAGCTGCCCTTGAACAATTGATTCAAAATTACACTAGAGAATCGGGTGTAAGAGAACTGGAAAGAATGATTGCCAGAGTTGTTAGAAAATCTGTTAGAAGAATGGTGGAAGAAGGCGTAGACAGAACTAAAATCACCGTACAAAACCTATCCAAGTATGCAGGGAAAGCAAGGTATAGAGATGATATTCTAGAAGACAATCCTATGGTTGGAGTTGTTACCGGTCTTGCCTGGACAGAAGTTGGAGGAGAAATCCTACAGATAGAAGTAAATACAATGCCAGGTACAGGCAAAGTGCAGCTTACCGGACAACTTGGAGATATAATGAAAGAGTCTGCAATGGCAGGTTTTTCGTATATTAGATCAAATGCAGAAAAGCTCGGAATCACAGACAAAGGCTTCTTTAAAGATAAAGATATTCATATCCATATACCAGAAGGTGCAATTCCAAAAGATGGTCCTTCAGCGGGAATATCCATGACGACTGCAATGGTATCTGCACTTACAGGAAGAAAAGTTATGAATTCCGTAGCTATGACCGGAGAAATAACGCTGAGAGGCAGAGTGCTCCCGATAGGCGGAGTAAAAGAAAAGCTATTGGCAGCGAGTAGATATAATATAAAAACCGTCTTACTTCCGGAGACCAATAAAAAAGACATAGATGAGATACCCGAGAAGGTTCTTAAGAATATGAAACTTCATTATGTAAATGATATAAATGATGTACTTGACATCGCATTGGAGCCGATTGAGAATGCTTAA
- the clpX gene encoding ATP-dependent Clp protease ATP-binding subunit ClpX, protein MAKYEEKRIECSFCGKSQDEVQRLIAGPNVYICDECIRLCTEIIDEEDEILEKVFDEMPKPVEIKRILDEYIIQQDSCKKALAVAVYNHYKRINSDIKSNVELQKSNVLLIGPTGSGKTLLAQTLAKILDVPFAIADATSLTEAGYVGEDVENVILKLVQAADYDIERAEQGIIYIDEIDKITRKSSNPSITRDVSGEGVQQALLKIIEGMVANVPPQGGRKHPQQEYLQVDTSNILFIVGGAFEGIEKIIETRTETTSIGFGADIRDNKISKYSELIKDIRPEDILKYGMIPEFVGRIPVIVALEELDENSLIRILTEPKNAIISQYKELFLMDGCELVFEEGALKAIAKKAYARKTGARGLRSIIEEILMDIMFELPSMENVKKCYITEDTVTKGKEPTLVIESETQTEVS, encoded by the coding sequence ATGGCAAAGTATGAAGAAAAGAGAATAGAATGTTCTTTTTGCGGAAAAAGCCAAGATGAAGTACAAAGACTGATAGCTGGACCTAATGTCTATATATGTGATGAATGTATAAGGCTTTGTACTGAAATAATTGATGAAGAAGATGAAATACTGGAAAAAGTTTTTGATGAAATGCCAAAGCCGGTTGAAATTAAAAGGATACTTGACGAGTATATAATTCAACAAGATTCATGTAAAAAAGCACTGGCTGTAGCTGTATATAATCACTATAAGAGAATAAACTCCGATATAAAGTCAAATGTGGAATTACAAAAGAGTAATGTCCTGTTAATAGGACCTACAGGATCGGGTAAAACCTTATTGGCTCAGACTCTTGCAAAAATACTGGATGTACCTTTTGCAATAGCTGACGCCACATCTCTAACAGAAGCCGGTTATGTCGGTGAGGATGTTGAGAATGTAATTTTAAAACTGGTACAAGCTGCTGATTATGATATTGAAAGAGCAGAACAGGGCATAATCTACATCGATGAGATAGATAAAATCACTAGAAAATCTTCAAATCCGTCTATTACCAGAGATGTAAGTGGTGAAGGAGTACAACAAGCTCTTCTTAAAATAATAGAGGGCATGGTTGCGAATGTTCCACCACAAGGAGGTAGAAAACATCCTCAACAAGAGTATTTGCAAGTAGACACGAGCAATATTCTGTTTATAGTGGGTGGTGCTTTTGAAGGTATAGAAAAAATCATTGAAACAAGAACCGAGACTACTTCAATTGGTTTTGGAGCAGATATTAGAGACAACAAGATTTCAAAATATTCTGAACTAATTAAGGATATAAGACCGGAAGATATTCTAAAATACGGTATGATTCCTGAATTCGTAGGAAGGATACCCGTTATAGTTGCACTTGAGGAGCTGGATGAGAATTCGCTTATAAGAATTTTAACAGAGCCTAAAAATGCTATTATCAGCCAATACAAGGAACTTTTCCTAATGGATGGTTGTGAACTGGTATTTGAAGAAGGTGCTTTAAAGGCCATAGCAAAAAAAGCATATGCAAGGAAAACCGGTGCGAGAGGTTTAAGATCTATTATTGAAGAAATTCTTATGGATATAATGTTTGAACTCCCATCTATGGAGAATGTTAAAAAGTGCTATATCACGGAAGATACGGTTACTAAAGGCAAAGAACCTACTTTAGTTATTGAGAGCGAAACCCAAACTGAGGTTTCATAA
- the clpP gene encoding ATP-dependent Clp endopeptidase proteolytic subunit ClpP produces the protein MVMVPIVVEQTNRGERSYDIYSRLLKERIIFLSGPIDDNVANLVVAQLLFLVAEDPTKDINIYINSPGGSVSAGLAIYDTMQYIKCDVSTICIGQAASMGAFLLAAGTKGKRYSLPNADIMIHQPLGGAQGQAEDIKIQAEKILKVRALINKILAEKTGQTLKRIEKDTDRDFYMTAEEAVKYGLIDEVIEKSA, from the coding sequence ATGGTAATGGTGCCTATAGTTGTCGAGCAGACAAATAGGGGTGAAAGGTCATACGATATATATTCCCGACTTCTCAAAGAGAGAATAATATTTTTAAGTGGTCCGATAGATGACAATGTTGCGAATCTCGTAGTTGCACAGTTATTGTTTCTAGTTGCAGAAGATCCGACTAAAGATATCAATATATACATTAATTCACCTGGTGGTTCAGTAAGTGCCGGTCTTGCAATATACGACACTATGCAATATATTAAATGTGATGTCAGCACTATTTGCATTGGTCAAGCTGCAAGCATGGGAGCATTTTTATTGGCAGCCGGTACTAAAGGAAAGAGATACTCTCTACCAAATGCTGATATAATGATACATCAGCCACTTGGAGGAGCTCAGGGGCAAGCAGAAGATATTAAAATTCAAGCTGAAAAAATATTAAAAGTAAGAGCTTTAATAAATAAGATACTGGCAGAGAAAACAGGTCAAACTCTTAAGAGGATAGAAAAAGATACAGATAGAGACTTTTATATGACAGCAGAGGAAGCAGTAAAATACGGGTTAATTGATGAAGTTATAGAAAAATCTGCTTAA
- a CDS encoding ATP-binding protein encodes MAYYYSGKLMSDLNHIDLVVKSIIKKVDRVIADENLLFDIRLIINELVINGCEHGNCFDNTKYIDLKLAINERVISIQVIDEGEGLNYDFSTYDPCSLMTSGRGLKIVKELSDELIIKENSITAIINK; translated from the coding sequence ATGGCTTATTACTATTCGGGTAAGCTGATGAGCGACCTAAACCATATAGATTTAGTGGTTAAGTCAATAATTAAAAAAGTAGATAGAGTAATTGCTGATGAAAATTTATTATTTGATATTAGATTAATTATAAATGAACTTGTTATCAATGGTTGTGAACATGGTAACTGTTTTGATAATACCAAATATATAGATTTAAAACTGGCTATTAATGAGAGGGTCATATCCATCCAGGTAATAGACGAGGGAGAGGGTTTAAACTACGACTTCAGTACTTATGATCCCTGTAGTCTGATGACATCGGGCAGAGGCTTAAAAATAGTAAAAGAGTTATCTGATGAACTAATAATCAAAGAAAATAGTATTACTGCAATCATTAATAAATAA